The following is a genomic window from Deinococcus humi.
CAGGCGTGCCGGAGGTTTTGCAGTCGGTGAGCATGGCTCCGCCCCAGTCGGCGTGGTCGTAGTCGATGTTGTCGCCGGCGTCGGTGACCACCAGCTTGAGTTCCTTGCGACCAGCAACACTTACATTGACGGTCTTCGCTTTATCCGCCCCGGTCATTTTGCCGCTGTCGAAGAGCTTGGTGCCGTCGGCGTAAACCTGAAAGATGACGCTGCCACGGCTGCCCACCTCATCGTCGAGGCCGACATCGCTGATAAAGCGGCTGCACTGACCGTTCAGGTTGAAGGTCATCGACGAGTTGGCGTGGATGCCAAACCCGCTGTCGTACTTCTTCCCATTGATGCTCAGCTTGCTTCCGTCCTTGGAGCCTTTCTCGCCGTTACTCATATTCCGTTCGGCAGGACCCCAGCCACTCGTGGCGGCCGTCCACGGCTCGTTGCTCAGCAGGTTGTTGCCGGACCTGAGGGCCTGCGCCTGCAATTCCGTTGCCGTGGAATCCAGATCAGTCAAACCATTGTCATCAGAAACCCACGAGTGGTCCGTGCCGTCGTAGACGAACTGGCTACCATCCCGTTCATCTGCCTGCGGCTGCTGATCCACCTGGGGCTGAGGCGCAGCGGGCTGCTGGGAGCAGGCGGCCAGGGTCAGGGTCAGTGCGAGAGCGGTCAGGGAGAAAGCGGAGCGTTGGGATTGGGGCATGTGGGTTTCCTCTTGAAATGAAACTGGGATGACTGGATCGATTTAGGTCGTGCTTCAAACCTGAAAGCGTGGCCTTCAACGATCGCGTCGGGCGGAGGCGGTGGCCAGTTGGAGACAGAAGCTGTCTTGTTCTGTTGCCAGAGCGCGCCTTGGTGCTTGCACAGTCACCTTAACTAAATCTTATTAGAGCTATCTGCAGAGCTCTCCCACATAACGATTCTCATGTCGCTCATGGTGCCAATGTTTCTTGTCTAGGTTCCTCTTTCTTTCGCTTCGACATGTGGTGACGCGTAACACGCTTTGGGAGTCCACCACGGTTTTCCCTGATATTCAGCCCCGCCTCCTCGTTTTCCAAAATGCATTCCTTCACTGCTCTGGAGAAGGATCAAGT
Proteins encoded in this region:
- a CDS encoding NPCBM/NEW2 domain-containing protein translates to MPQSQRSAFSLTALALTLTLAACSQQPAAPQPQVDQQPQADERDGSQFVYDGTDHSWVSDDNGLTDLDSTATELQAQALRSGNNLLSNEPWTAATSGWGPAERNMSNGEKGSKDGSKLSINGKKYDSGFGIHANSSMTFNLNGQCSRFISDVGLDDEVGSRGSVIFQVYADGTKLFDSGKMTGADKAKTVNVSVAGRKELKLVVTDAGDNIDYDHADWGGAMLTDCKTSGTPAPTPTPPSNPSPAPATNVKYSGPLVITKGGTYRGNWQSLDPKVPAVYVKTSEPVIIEGSNLRGRGELIRGWFMNLTVRNSNGYGMNPNVYG